Proteins encoded in a region of the Armatimonadota bacterium genome:
- a CDS encoding sugar ABC transporter substrate-binding protein — protein MKNSSFHPCEKSRRTVTSGLNLRSAALLTLFWVASLLLAGCSSSEHSGDATGAEIRFWNGFTGPDGATMEKIVKQFERETGIRVKMQIIPWGTYYDKLVLSLAYGGAPDVFICHANRIAEFARYGVFRPLDDLIDADKGLPVQDFLPNIWQAGRYEGKQVGLPLDCHPQGLYYNPKLFREAGIVDAQGNPKPPQTWEEFLQAARRLTRDKDGDGRPDQWGFAFTWLRTNWITFISQHGGSILSPDLKRATLAEPPAVRATQQMCDLIYKYHAAPKPEGFDSWMGFRQGRVAMALEGIYMLSSVEEQKGLEYAGAPVPSFGPTRATWGGSHMLCMPKDLPPERAQLVWRFMRYLSDHSLDWAEGGQIPVRRSLLKQPRFRQMRVQYQFAKQLPYVVFEPASHKSTEIMPFYDAAIEAALLGIKTPQDALNEAARRIQQVLDRP, from the coding sequence ATGAAGAATAGCTCATTCCACCCCTGCGAGAAAAGCAGACGCACTGTAACCTCAGGCTTGAACCTGCGTTCGGCGGCTTTGCTGACGCTGTTCTGGGTTGCCAGCCTGCTGCTGGCAGGCTGTTCGTCTAGCGAACACTCCGGCGACGCCACCGGCGCCGAAATCCGCTTCTGGAACGGCTTCACCGGTCCCGATGGCGCGACAATGGAGAAAATCGTCAAGCAGTTCGAGCGTGAGACGGGCATCCGCGTGAAGATGCAGATTATCCCGTGGGGAACCTACTATGATAAACTGGTGCTCAGCCTTGCCTATGGCGGTGCGCCCGATGTGTTCATCTGCCATGCCAACCGCATTGCCGAGTTCGCCCGATACGGCGTCTTTCGCCCGCTGGACGACCTGATCGATGCCGATAAGGGGTTGCCTGTGCAGGACTTCCTGCCCAACATCTGGCAGGCTGGCAGATACGAGGGCAAGCAGGTGGGACTGCCTCTAGACTGTCACCCACAGGGACTGTACTATAACCCCAAACTGTTCCGCGAGGCGGGCATCGTGGACGCGCAGGGCAATCCCAAACCACCCCAAACTTGGGAAGAGTTTCTGCAAGCTGCCCGCCGCCTGACCCGAGATAAGGACGGCGATGGACGCCCCGACCAGTGGGGCTTCGCCTTCACCTGGCTGCGCACCAACTGGATTACCTTCATCAGCCAGCATGGAGGTTCTATCCTTTCTCCAGACCTGAAACGCGCCACCCTCGCCGAACCGCCTGCGGTCAGGGCTACCCAGCAGATGTGTGACCTCATCTATAAGTATCATGCCGCCCCCAAACCCGAGGGCTTCGACTCGTGGATGGGCTTCCGGCAGGGGCGCGTGGCGATGGCGCTGGAGGGTATCTACATGCTCTCCAGTGTGGAGGAACAAAAGGGGCTGGAATACGCTGGCGCGCCTGTGCCCTCCTTTGGTCCCACACGAGCGACGTGGGGCGGTTCGCACATGCTCTGCATGCCCAAAGACCTTCCGCCCGAACGAGCGCAGCTCGTGTGGCGGTTCATGCGCTACCTTTCCGACCATAGCCTGGACTGGGCGGAGGGAGGGCAGATACCCGTGCGACGCTCGCTGCTGAAACAGCCCCGTTTCCGGCAGATGCGCGTGCAGTACCAGTTCGCGAAGCAATTGCCCTACGTGGTGTTTGAACCCGCTTCGCACAAATCCACCGAAATCATGCCCTTCTACGACGCCGCTATCGAAGCCGCCCTGCTGGGCATCAAGACGCCACAGGACGCGCTGAACGAAGCGGCACGACGCATTCAACAGGTGCTGGATAGACCATGA